Proteins from one Nicotiana tabacum cultivar K326 chromosome 23, ASM71507v2, whole genome shotgun sequence genomic window:
- the LOC107812426 gene encoding uncharacterized protein LOC107812426 isoform X3, whose protein sequence is MDNCWQRKCGSMWQSTSPPLVSSSLPDSHSQFPNAGQNFYSSIPQDSVSLGNGIVQQSTLPRTSNSIADNSSPAEFSGSFISFLSGPLPSLQGKFQQSSNLKSVFTLNEKPIYRNNANGSASTNGPVLVPAVELSQYFSSHKLKAGDTLKSTAVINHPRHEMAKPTAPSHYVGNEKLKHFSFPRGASDAESIPNSAMKFNDIPDILTSRKVFLETGSSGQLSPALSSYPRVFCLGLSGYLVLRNTGLLGVICLCHGSHMSVSRFCEHSGLSDVNPGNAVCMDSGVTIAHWRKVFFQELGIRAPDDHGGWDWPEVFPVSTGLREFYPSLPNLSPNAEQSRAFGASSGAGQSSNNMFISKDPQRPTLSNLDGIRDPQNGSSFISAYIGSNSKDTNTFNSLPDLKFSKSLGINSSLMQMDGSSISSSIELRLGHPSQQSKKFGTSAQQSFEYHPTVKPMEYQQSLFPETLMHKAVESRPVEESRSNFHMLNLSPRSGKGQLDLVNSAYGLHNATGESRTRDSVFPMLQARFKGTEGILYSEAAKNMVNISHIPPGEPQCKSLNLKCDQTDFHCARGNMTNKEFKVDTSCALGHGNSDKGVANNIANFHGATELNFGLYSKYYENKTTVKRVVEGIGHSNCLALHEKNLYSCKPYGMMMDIPGAQNTLNLYGKTSLISHNGTFDNGSIRSVCKSMDSRAAPPSQAVTLGFPLSSSTLIGNRTLQSSSKESLNGRPIEHTENPRMQTLHQGLEFPTPVLVSSSTTATKEHVLCRNPFGKAPTSINQLYEPYVANTPLASKTAAVSAFPGVSDYMGKHSQLLAPNTDLLEGCNFSALSHGGSLHAQDKELHCQLSTAYTAVHWPYLRHGDSESNNTPSVEQAKCFQVVPNSFMSYCCSCAVQPDTSLEKHQFIGEPPHTTRIEQRGISGCIKKNLFACKLNDSQKFPLENVASLEQNSNLMGHKINKMECHSSQWRDVPKKVTGAASLTCKEQTTSFLNVNEKMRGQSADAGGKIPNCDLAVQNVECLKEPEMSNVSSGGSTPVVTEVSAMIHDKYFSTADGQNTVASNAVVDEGSGIDRCWSSNDVQCSEQSAEFFGVACEFNPIDAGPSKRFADNSSRSLIDELRLRDSLRLNKMQNHSSFSIQEKSRSIQKVADISNKVIRKRTKWRKLDTTFPAVYSACGYPEGTCGAGLQCHSCKYKKSAPPSDDGSAEECAYSIEPSFRERRFRMRSLNTLSCNSKVKCHEAKTIGTQSDLLKVGDDDTFVTCELPRRKRPKLDIATPVRQIDEEVNLGDEAVAKCSLVDTSMSSEMHEKVSRREVRPIVCGKYGVISNGNPSKPVKFVSLREICDSLAKCSFSGNYTAKVTSVKFRKASAKGKHQCMNKSWNLKKVGSCNAHRVVTAKKSKSHLLTSSELDHCHGGELGAGLFYSLEKRRYDCLVNTGNIADDSLPTQQKPKSKEIHKRGLYESKLEGIHPGEGGSTCARTEGYKGRKKEGVRYNFPHYSESGGGCLVAQEQLNAWIHITGQKRSRKEVSRLPPKDAEYDYRKEYASYKYSKGWKSLVVYKSGIHALGLYTSRFISQGEMVVEYVGEIVGLRVADKREVDYLSGKKLQYKSACYFFRIDQEHIVDATQKGGIARFVNHSCMVVFFAERDIYPGEEITYDYNFNHEDEGKKIPCYCNSKNCRQYLN, encoded by the exons ATGGATAATTGTTGGCAGAGGAAATGTGGGTCAATGTGGCAGTCAACGTCTCCACCACTTGTTTCTTCATCACTCCCGGATTCCCATTCTcag TTTCCTAATGCAGGTCAAAATTTTTACTCGAGCATTCCTCAAGATTCAGTGTCACTGGGAAATGGAATAGTACAGCAGTCTACTCTTCCACGGACTTCAAATTCAATTGCGGATAACTCTAGTCCCGCTGAGTTCAGTGGTTCATTCATATCTTTTCTTTCTGGTCCACTGCCCTCTTTACAAGGGAAGTTTCAGCAATCATCAAATTTAAAATCAGTCTTCACGCTGAATGAAAAGCCAATATATCGTAACAATGCCAATGGATCTGCTTCTACGAATGGACCAGTGCTTGTTCCTGCTGTTGAATTGTCACAATATTTTAGCAGCCACAAGTTAAAAGCTGGAGATACTCTTAAATCAACTGCTGTAATAAACCATCCAAGACATGAAATGGCTAAGCCAACTGCTCCATCCCATTATGTTGGCAATGAGAAACTAAAGCATTTTTCTTTTCCTAGAGGGGCTTCCGATGCAGAATCAATCCCAAATAGTGCCATGAAGTTTAATGACATACCTGATATTCTGACATCTAGAAAGGTTTTTCTGGAAACAGGATCTTCTGGGCAGTTGTCTCCAGCTCTGAGCAGCTATCCCCGTGTGTTCTGTTTGGGCTTAA GTGGATATCTGGTTCTCAGGAATACTGGTCTTCTTGGAGTTATTTGCTTGTGCCATGGTTCACATATGTCTGTTTCTAGGTTCTGTGAG CATTCTGGTTTATCTGATGTTAATCCTGGGAATGCTGTTTGTATGGACAGTGGTGTAACCATAGCTCATTGGCGGAAGGTCTTCTTCCAAGAACTAGGG ATTAGGGCTCCTGACGATCATGGTGGATGGGACTGGCCTGAAGTATTTCCAGTGAGTACTGGTTTGAGAGAGTTTTATCCATCCCTTCCCAATTTATCTCCAAATGCTGAGCAGTCTCGTGCATTTGGAGCTTCAAGTGGAGCTGGACAGTCATCGAACAATATGTTTATTTCAAAGGACCCTCAGCGTCCGACATTGTCAAACTTAGATGGGATACGAGACCCACAGAATGGTTCTTCATTCATTTCAGCTTATATTGGTTCAAACTCTAAGGACACAAATACCTTCAACTCTCTTCCAgatctcaaattttcaaaatctcTTGGTATCAACAGTTCACTAATGCAAATGGATGGGAGTAGTATCTCCTCAAGTATTGAGTTGAGACTTGGGCATCCATCCCAGCAAAGCAAAAAGTTTGGAACTTCAGCTCAACAATCTTTTGAGTATCATCCCACTGTCAAACCAATGGAGTATCAACAATCATTGTTTCCAGAGACCCTTATGCATAAAG CAGTTGAATCACGTCCAGTGGAAGAAAGCAGGTCAAATTTTCATATGTTGAATTTGAGTCCAAGAAGTGGAAAGGGCCAGCTGGACCTTGTCAACTCTGCCTATGGACTCCACAATGCAACAGGTGAATCCAGAACAAGAGATTCGGTATTTCCTATGCTTCAAGCACGCTTCAAGGGTACAGAAGGAATACTGTACTCTGAAGCTGCCAAAAATATGGTTAATATAAGTCATATTCCACCTGGAGAACCTCAGTGTAAATCCCTTAATCTAAAGTGCGACCAAACTGATTTTCATTGTGCTAGAGGTAATATGACTAATAAGGAATTTAAAGTTGACACTTCATGTGCTCTTGGACATGGGAACAGTGATAAAGGTGTGGCCAACAATATTGCTAATTTCCATGGTGCCACTGAATTAAACTTTGGACTCTACTCCAAGTATTATGAAAATAAAACGACTGTTAAGAGAGTTGTAGAAGGGATTGGTCATAGCAATTGCTTGGCCTTACATGAGAAGAACCTTTACTCGTGCAAGCCCTATGGTATGATGATGGATATTCCTGGTGCTCAGAACACCCTTAATTTGTATGGAAAGACATCCTTAATTTCCCATAATGGAACCTTTGATAATGGTAGTATCAGATCTGTCTGTAAATCAATGGACTCTAGAGCAGCTCCACCATCTCAGGCAGTCACGTTGGGGTTTCCATTATCAAGTTCAACATTAATTGGAAATCGAACTCTACAATCATCTAGCAAAGAGAGCTTGAATGGAAGGCCGATTGAACACACTGAGAATCCAAGAATGCAAACCTTGCATCAGGGGTTGGAATTTCCTACTCCGGTGCTTGTCAGTTCCTCTACCACAGCCACCAAAGAGCATGTGCTATGCAGGAATCCCTTTGGCAAAGCGCCAACATCCATAAACCAGTTATATGAACCCTATGTCGCAAATACGCCACTTGCGTCTAAGACTGCAGCAGTATCTGCCTTCCCTGGGGTTAGTGATTACATGGGAAAACATAGTCAACTTTTAGCTCCTAATACTG ATCTGCTTGAAGGTTGCAATTTTTCAGCTCTCTCACATGGAGGATCTCTGCATGCTCAAGACAAAGAATTGCACTGTCAGCTTTCCACTGCTTATACTGCAGTTCACTGGCCTTACCTTAG ACATGGAGATTCTGAAAGCAATAATACTCCATCAGTTGAGCAAGCAAAATGCTTTCAGGTGGTACCAAATTCGTTTATGTCTTACTGCTGTAGCTGTGCTGTTCAGCCAGACACTTCCCTTGAAAAACATCAATTCATTGGTGAACCTCCGCATACTACTCGGATAGAACAGAGAGGAATTTCTGGCTGCATTAAGAAGAATTTATTTGCTTGTAAGTTGAATGACAGTCAGAAGTTTCCCTTGGAGAATGTGGCCTCTTTggaacaaaatagtaatttaatggGGCATAAGATAAACAAAATGGAGTGTCACTCTTCTCAATGGAGAGATGTTCCCAAAAAGGTGACAGGAGCAGCTAGTCTGACATGTAAGGAACAGACAACAAGTTTCCTGAACGTGAATGAAAAAATGAGGGGACAAAGTGCAGATGCTGGTGGAAAAATACCCAATTGTGATTTAGCTGTTCAAAATGTTGAATGTCTAAAGGAGCCAGAAATGTCCAATGTTTCATCTGGAGGATCTACGCCTGTTGTTACTGAGGTATCTGCTATGATTCATGACAAATATTTCTCTACTGCTGATGGTCAAAATACTGTGGCAAGTAATGCTGTGGTAGATGAAGGATCAGGAATCGACAGATGCTGGTCATCTAATGATGTGCAGTGCAGTGAACAAAGTGCAGAGTTCTTCGGTGTTGCTTGCGAATTCAATCCCATAGATGCAGGGCCATCCAAAAGGTTTgctgataattcttctcgtagtCTGATTGACGAACTTAGACTAAGAGATTCCTTAAGATTGAACAAAATGCAGAACCATTCTAGTTTCAGCATTCAGGAAAAGAGCCGTAGTATTCAGAAAGTGGCTGATATATCCAATAAAGTGATTAGAAAAAGAACCAAGTGGAGAAAGTTGGATACAACATTTCCTGCCGTCTACTCTGCTTGTGGCTATCCAGAGGGCACTTGTGGTGCTGGGCTACAATGTCATTCGTGCAAGTATAAAAAAAGTGCCCCCCCATCTGATGATGGCAGTGCAGAAGAATGTGCATATTCCATAGAACCAAGTTTCAGAGAGAGGAGGTTCAGAATGCGTTCATTGAATACTCTTTCTTGCAATAGCAAAGTTAAATGCCATGAAGCAAAAACTATTGGTACTCAGTCAGATCTTTTGAAGGTTGGCGATGATGATACCTTTGTAACTTGTGAATTACCAAGAAGAAAGAGGCCGAAGTTGGATATTGCAACACCTGTTAGGCAGATAGACGAGGAAGTTAATCTAGGTGATGAAGCAGTAGCTAAGTGCAGTTTGGTAGATACCTCTATGTCTTCTGAGATGCATGAGAAGGTTTCTAGAAGGGAAGTAAGACCTATAGTGTGTGGGAAATATGGTGTAATTTCTAACGGGAATCCATCAAAACCAGTTAAATTTgtttctctgagagaaatttgtGATTCATTGGCTAAGTGTAGCTTCTCTGGAAACTACACTGCGAAAGTGACTTCTGTAAAATTCAGGAAGGCAAGTGCAAAAGGAAAACATCAATGCATGAACAAATCTTGGAATCTCAAGAAAGTTGGGAGCTGCAATGCTCATCGTGTTGTAACTGCCAAAAAATCTAAAAGTCATCTCTTGACATCTAGTGAATTGGATCATTGCCATGGAGGTGAACTAGGGGCTGGCTTATTCTACTCTCTAGAGAAGAGAAGGTATGATTGCCTTGTAAATACTGGTAATATTGCAGATGATTCTCTGCCAACTCAACAGAAGCCAAAGTCCAAGGAGATTCACAAACGAGGCCTTTATGAGTCGAAACTTGAAG GCATTCATCCGGGAGAAGGAGGTTCTACTTGTGCTCGAACTGAG GGATACAAGGGTCGCAAAAAGGAAGGAGTGCGGTATAATTTTCCTCATTATTCTGAGTCTGGTGGTGGATGCCTCGTTGCCCAGGAGCAGCTAAATGCCTGGATTCACATAACTGGACAAAAGCGATCTAGAAAAGAGGTTTCAAGGCTTCCACCTAAAGATGCTGAATATGATTATCGG AAGGAATATGCTAGCTATAAATACTCCAAAGGGTGGAAGAGTTTGGTTGTATACAAATCTGGCATTCACGCGCTTGGTCTTTACACATCTAGGTTTATTTCACAAGGCGAAATG GTTGTTGAATATGTGGGTGAGATAGTGGGGCTCCGTGTGGCTGACAAAAGAGAAGTAGATTACCTGTCAGGAAAGAAACTGCAGTATAAGAGTGCTTGTTATTTCTTTAGGATTGATCAAGAGCATATAGTCGATGCAACCCAAAAGGGAGGTATTGCTCGATTCGTGAACCATTCATGCATG GTAGTATTTTTTGCTGAGAGAGACATCTATCCTGGAGAAGAGattacatatgattacaatttTAACCATGAAGATGAAGGCAAGAAAATCCCCTGCTACTGTAATTCGAAGAATTGCCGGCAGTACTTAAACTGA
- the LOC107812426 gene encoding uncharacterized protein LOC107812426 isoform X1, with amino-acid sequence MDNCWQRKCGSMWQSTSPPLVSSSLPDSHSQFPNAGQNFYSSIPQDSVSLGNGIVQQSTLPRTSNSIADNSSPAEFSGSFISFLSGPLPSLQGKFQQSSNLKSVFTLNEKPIYRNNANGSASTNGPVLVPAVELSQYFSSHKLKAGDTLKSTAVINHPRHEMAKPTAPSHYVGNEKLKHFSFPRGASDAESIPNSAMKFNDIPDILTSRKVFLETGSSGQLSPALSSYPRVFCLGLSGYLVLRNTGLLGVICLCHGSHMSVSRFCEHSGLSDVNPGNAVCMDSGVTIAHWRKVFFQELGIRAPDDHGGWDWPEVFPVSTGLREFYPSLPNLSPNAEQSRAFGASSGAGQSSNNMFISKDPQRPTLSNLDGIRDPQNGSSFISAYIGSNSKDTNTFNSLPDLKFSKSLGINSSLMQMDGSSISSSIELRLGHPSQQSKKFGTSAQQSFEYHPTVKPMEYQQSLFPETLMHKAVESRPVEESRSNFHMLNLSPRSGKGQLDLVNSAYGLHNATGESRTRDSVFPMLQARFKGTEGILYSEAAKNMVNISHIPPGEPQCKSLNLKCDQTDFHCARGNMTNKEFKVDTSCALGHGNSDKGVANNIANFHGATELNFGLYSKYYENKTTVKRVVEGIGHSNCLALHEKNLYSCKPYGMMMDIPGAQNTLNLYGKTSLISHNGTFDNGSIRSVCKSMDSRAAPPSQAVTLGFPLSSSTLIGNRTLQSSSKESLNGRPIEHTENPRMQTLHQGLEFPTPVLVSSSTTATKEHVLCRNPFGKAPTSINQLYEPYVANTPLASKTAAVSAFPGVSDYMGKHSQLLAPNTDLLEGCNFSALSHGGSLHAQDKELHCQLSTAYTAVHWPYLRHGDSESNNTPSVEQAKCFQVVPNSFMSYCCSCAVQPDTSLEKHQFIGEPPHTTRIEQRGISGCIKKNLFACKLNDSQKFPLENVASLEQNSNLMGHKINKMECHSSQWRDVPKKVTGAASLTCKEQTTSFLNVNEKMRGQSADAGGKIPNCDLAVQNVECLKEPEMSNVSSGGSTPVVTEVSAMIHDKYFSTADGQNTVASNAVVDEGSGIDRCWSSNDVQCSEQSAEFFGVACEFNPIDAGPSKRFADNSSRSLIDELRLRDSLRLNKMQNHSSFSIQEKSRSIQKVADISNKVIRKRTKWRKLDTTFPAVYSACGYPEGTCGAGLQCHSCKYKKSAPPSDDGSAEECAYSIEPSFRERRFRMRSLNTLSCNSKVKCHEAKTIGTQSDLLKVGDDDTFVTCELPRRKRPKLDIATPVRQIDEEVNLGDEAVAKCSLVDTSMSSEMHEKVSRREVRPIVCGKYGVISNGNPSKPVKFVSLREICDSLAKCSFSGNYTAKVTSVKFRKASAKGKHQCMNKSWNLKKVGSCNAHRVVTAKKSKSHLLTSSELDHCHGGELGAGLFYSLEKRRYDCLVNTGNIADDSLPTQQKPKSKEIHKRGLYESKLEGIHPGEGGSTCARTEGYKGRKKEGVRYNFPHYSESGGGCLVAQEQLNAWIHITGQKRSRKEVSRLPPKDAEYDYRKEYASYKYSKGWKSLVVYKSGIHALGLYTSRFISQGEMVVEYVGEIVGLRVADKREVDYLSGKKLQYKSACYFFRIDQEHIVDATQKGGIARFVNHSCMPNCVARIISVRNEKKVVFFAERDIYPGEEITYDYNFNHEDEGKKIPCYCNSKNCRQYLN; translated from the exons ATGGATAATTGTTGGCAGAGGAAATGTGGGTCAATGTGGCAGTCAACGTCTCCACCACTTGTTTCTTCATCACTCCCGGATTCCCATTCTcag TTTCCTAATGCAGGTCAAAATTTTTACTCGAGCATTCCTCAAGATTCAGTGTCACTGGGAAATGGAATAGTACAGCAGTCTACTCTTCCACGGACTTCAAATTCAATTGCGGATAACTCTAGTCCCGCTGAGTTCAGTGGTTCATTCATATCTTTTCTTTCTGGTCCACTGCCCTCTTTACAAGGGAAGTTTCAGCAATCATCAAATTTAAAATCAGTCTTCACGCTGAATGAAAAGCCAATATATCGTAACAATGCCAATGGATCTGCTTCTACGAATGGACCAGTGCTTGTTCCTGCTGTTGAATTGTCACAATATTTTAGCAGCCACAAGTTAAAAGCTGGAGATACTCTTAAATCAACTGCTGTAATAAACCATCCAAGACATGAAATGGCTAAGCCAACTGCTCCATCCCATTATGTTGGCAATGAGAAACTAAAGCATTTTTCTTTTCCTAGAGGGGCTTCCGATGCAGAATCAATCCCAAATAGTGCCATGAAGTTTAATGACATACCTGATATTCTGACATCTAGAAAGGTTTTTCTGGAAACAGGATCTTCTGGGCAGTTGTCTCCAGCTCTGAGCAGCTATCCCCGTGTGTTCTGTTTGGGCTTAA GTGGATATCTGGTTCTCAGGAATACTGGTCTTCTTGGAGTTATTTGCTTGTGCCATGGTTCACATATGTCTGTTTCTAGGTTCTGTGAG CATTCTGGTTTATCTGATGTTAATCCTGGGAATGCTGTTTGTATGGACAGTGGTGTAACCATAGCTCATTGGCGGAAGGTCTTCTTCCAAGAACTAGGG ATTAGGGCTCCTGACGATCATGGTGGATGGGACTGGCCTGAAGTATTTCCAGTGAGTACTGGTTTGAGAGAGTTTTATCCATCCCTTCCCAATTTATCTCCAAATGCTGAGCAGTCTCGTGCATTTGGAGCTTCAAGTGGAGCTGGACAGTCATCGAACAATATGTTTATTTCAAAGGACCCTCAGCGTCCGACATTGTCAAACTTAGATGGGATACGAGACCCACAGAATGGTTCTTCATTCATTTCAGCTTATATTGGTTCAAACTCTAAGGACACAAATACCTTCAACTCTCTTCCAgatctcaaattttcaaaatctcTTGGTATCAACAGTTCACTAATGCAAATGGATGGGAGTAGTATCTCCTCAAGTATTGAGTTGAGACTTGGGCATCCATCCCAGCAAAGCAAAAAGTTTGGAACTTCAGCTCAACAATCTTTTGAGTATCATCCCACTGTCAAACCAATGGAGTATCAACAATCATTGTTTCCAGAGACCCTTATGCATAAAG CAGTTGAATCACGTCCAGTGGAAGAAAGCAGGTCAAATTTTCATATGTTGAATTTGAGTCCAAGAAGTGGAAAGGGCCAGCTGGACCTTGTCAACTCTGCCTATGGACTCCACAATGCAACAGGTGAATCCAGAACAAGAGATTCGGTATTTCCTATGCTTCAAGCACGCTTCAAGGGTACAGAAGGAATACTGTACTCTGAAGCTGCCAAAAATATGGTTAATATAAGTCATATTCCACCTGGAGAACCTCAGTGTAAATCCCTTAATCTAAAGTGCGACCAAACTGATTTTCATTGTGCTAGAGGTAATATGACTAATAAGGAATTTAAAGTTGACACTTCATGTGCTCTTGGACATGGGAACAGTGATAAAGGTGTGGCCAACAATATTGCTAATTTCCATGGTGCCACTGAATTAAACTTTGGACTCTACTCCAAGTATTATGAAAATAAAACGACTGTTAAGAGAGTTGTAGAAGGGATTGGTCATAGCAATTGCTTGGCCTTACATGAGAAGAACCTTTACTCGTGCAAGCCCTATGGTATGATGATGGATATTCCTGGTGCTCAGAACACCCTTAATTTGTATGGAAAGACATCCTTAATTTCCCATAATGGAACCTTTGATAATGGTAGTATCAGATCTGTCTGTAAATCAATGGACTCTAGAGCAGCTCCACCATCTCAGGCAGTCACGTTGGGGTTTCCATTATCAAGTTCAACATTAATTGGAAATCGAACTCTACAATCATCTAGCAAAGAGAGCTTGAATGGAAGGCCGATTGAACACACTGAGAATCCAAGAATGCAAACCTTGCATCAGGGGTTGGAATTTCCTACTCCGGTGCTTGTCAGTTCCTCTACCACAGCCACCAAAGAGCATGTGCTATGCAGGAATCCCTTTGGCAAAGCGCCAACATCCATAAACCAGTTATATGAACCCTATGTCGCAAATACGCCACTTGCGTCTAAGACTGCAGCAGTATCTGCCTTCCCTGGGGTTAGTGATTACATGGGAAAACATAGTCAACTTTTAGCTCCTAATACTG ATCTGCTTGAAGGTTGCAATTTTTCAGCTCTCTCACATGGAGGATCTCTGCATGCTCAAGACAAAGAATTGCACTGTCAGCTTTCCACTGCTTATACTGCAGTTCACTGGCCTTACCTTAG ACATGGAGATTCTGAAAGCAATAATACTCCATCAGTTGAGCAAGCAAAATGCTTTCAGGTGGTACCAAATTCGTTTATGTCTTACTGCTGTAGCTGTGCTGTTCAGCCAGACACTTCCCTTGAAAAACATCAATTCATTGGTGAACCTCCGCATACTACTCGGATAGAACAGAGAGGAATTTCTGGCTGCATTAAGAAGAATTTATTTGCTTGTAAGTTGAATGACAGTCAGAAGTTTCCCTTGGAGAATGTGGCCTCTTTggaacaaaatagtaatttaatggGGCATAAGATAAACAAAATGGAGTGTCACTCTTCTCAATGGAGAGATGTTCCCAAAAAGGTGACAGGAGCAGCTAGTCTGACATGTAAGGAACAGACAACAAGTTTCCTGAACGTGAATGAAAAAATGAGGGGACAAAGTGCAGATGCTGGTGGAAAAATACCCAATTGTGATTTAGCTGTTCAAAATGTTGAATGTCTAAAGGAGCCAGAAATGTCCAATGTTTCATCTGGAGGATCTACGCCTGTTGTTACTGAGGTATCTGCTATGATTCATGACAAATATTTCTCTACTGCTGATGGTCAAAATACTGTGGCAAGTAATGCTGTGGTAGATGAAGGATCAGGAATCGACAGATGCTGGTCATCTAATGATGTGCAGTGCAGTGAACAAAGTGCAGAGTTCTTCGGTGTTGCTTGCGAATTCAATCCCATAGATGCAGGGCCATCCAAAAGGTTTgctgataattcttctcgtagtCTGATTGACGAACTTAGACTAAGAGATTCCTTAAGATTGAACAAAATGCAGAACCATTCTAGTTTCAGCATTCAGGAAAAGAGCCGTAGTATTCAGAAAGTGGCTGATATATCCAATAAAGTGATTAGAAAAAGAACCAAGTGGAGAAAGTTGGATACAACATTTCCTGCCGTCTACTCTGCTTGTGGCTATCCAGAGGGCACTTGTGGTGCTGGGCTACAATGTCATTCGTGCAAGTATAAAAAAAGTGCCCCCCCATCTGATGATGGCAGTGCAGAAGAATGTGCATATTCCATAGAACCAAGTTTCAGAGAGAGGAGGTTCAGAATGCGTTCATTGAATACTCTTTCTTGCAATAGCAAAGTTAAATGCCATGAAGCAAAAACTATTGGTACTCAGTCAGATCTTTTGAAGGTTGGCGATGATGATACCTTTGTAACTTGTGAATTACCAAGAAGAAAGAGGCCGAAGTTGGATATTGCAACACCTGTTAGGCAGATAGACGAGGAAGTTAATCTAGGTGATGAAGCAGTAGCTAAGTGCAGTTTGGTAGATACCTCTATGTCTTCTGAGATGCATGAGAAGGTTTCTAGAAGGGAAGTAAGACCTATAGTGTGTGGGAAATATGGTGTAATTTCTAACGGGAATCCATCAAAACCAGTTAAATTTgtttctctgagagaaatttgtGATTCATTGGCTAAGTGTAGCTTCTCTGGAAACTACACTGCGAAAGTGACTTCTGTAAAATTCAGGAAGGCAAGTGCAAAAGGAAAACATCAATGCATGAACAAATCTTGGAATCTCAAGAAAGTTGGGAGCTGCAATGCTCATCGTGTTGTAACTGCCAAAAAATCTAAAAGTCATCTCTTGACATCTAGTGAATTGGATCATTGCCATGGAGGTGAACTAGGGGCTGGCTTATTCTACTCTCTAGAGAAGAGAAGGTATGATTGCCTTGTAAATACTGGTAATATTGCAGATGATTCTCTGCCAACTCAACAGAAGCCAAAGTCCAAGGAGATTCACAAACGAGGCCTTTATGAGTCGAAACTTGAAG GCATTCATCCGGGAGAAGGAGGTTCTACTTGTGCTCGAACTGAG GGATACAAGGGTCGCAAAAAGGAAGGAGTGCGGTATAATTTTCCTCATTATTCTGAGTCTGGTGGTGGATGCCTCGTTGCCCAGGAGCAGCTAAATGCCTGGATTCACATAACTGGACAAAAGCGATCTAGAAAAGAGGTTTCAAGGCTTCCACCTAAAGATGCTGAATATGATTATCGG AAGGAATATGCTAGCTATAAATACTCCAAAGGGTGGAAGAGTTTGGTTGTATACAAATCTGGCATTCACGCGCTTGGTCTTTACACATCTAGGTTTATTTCACAAGGCGAAATG GTTGTTGAATATGTGGGTGAGATAGTGGGGCTCCGTGTGGCTGACAAAAGAGAAGTAGATTACCTGTCAGGAAAGAAACTGCAGTATAAGAGTGCTTGTTATTTCTTTAGGATTGATCAAGAGCATATAGTCGATGCAACCCAAAAGGGAGGTATTGCTCGATTCGTGAACCATTCATGCATG CCAAACTGCGTTGCCAGAATCATTTCTGTGAGGAATGAGAAGAAG GTAGTATTTTTTGCTGAGAGAGACATCTATCCTGGAGAAGAGattacatatgattacaatttTAACCATGAAGATGAAGGCAAGAAAATCCCCTGCTACTGTAATTCGAAGAATTGCCGGCAGTACTTAAACTGA